The Medicago truncatula cultivar Jemalong A17 chromosome 4, MtrunA17r5.0-ANR, whole genome shotgun sequence genome includes a region encoding these proteins:
- the LOC25491213 gene encoding aspartyl protease family protein At5g10770, protein MPNSTTQNLLSFSSLTLKCTFFLTTSLRIFLFFSYSFHKFMAFNIATMLPFFLSFVFLYFIIANGGCELEQKKMFKVQMLQRNHQFGSKGCILPESRKEKGAIVLEMKDRGYCSERKINWNRKLQKQLIFDDLRVRSMQNRIRAKVSGHNSSEQSSEIQIPLASGINLETLNYIVTIGLGNQNMTVIIDTGSDLTWVQCDPCMSCYSQQGPVFNPSNSSSYNSLLCNSSTCQNLQFTTGNTEACESNNPSSCNYTVSYGDGSFTDGELGVEHLSFGGISVSNFVFGCGRNNKGLFGGVSGIMGLGRSNLSMISQTNTTFGGVFSYCLPTTDSGASGSLVIGNESSLFKNLTPIAYTSMVSNPQLSNFYVLNLTGIDVGGVAIQDTSFGNGGILIDSGTVITRLAPSLYNALKAEFLKQFSGYPIAPALSILDTCFNLTGIEEVSIPTLSMHFENNVDLNVDAVGILYMPKDGSQVCLALASLSDENDMAIIGNYQQRNQRVIYDAKQSKIGFAREDCSFI, encoded by the exons ATGCCAAATTCCACCACTCAGAATCTCCTCTCTTTTTCCTCTCTCACTCTCAAATGTACCTTCTTTCTTACTACTTCCCTTagaatttttctctttttctcttaCTCTTTTCACAAATTCATGGCTTTCAACATAGCTACTATGTTgccattttttctttcctttgtttttctttactttATCATTGCAAATGGGGGTTGTGAACTTGAACAGAAGAAGATGTTCAAAGTGCAAATGTTGCAAAGGAACCACCAATTTGGTTCAAAGGGTTGCATCCTCCCAGAATCAA GAAAGGAGAAAGGTGCTATTGTCCTGGAAATGAAGGACAGAGGTTATTGCTCAGAGAGGAAAATTAATTGGAACAGAAAGCTTCAGAAACAGTTAATATTTGATGATCTTCGCGTTCGTTCAATGCAAAACAGGATTCGAGCCAAGGTCTCTGGCCATAATAGTTCAGAACAATCTTCAGAAATCCAAATTCCATTAGCTTCTGGTATAAATTTGGAGACTTTAAACTACATTGTGACAATAGGATTGGGTAATCAGAACATGACTGTGATAATCGATACCGGAAGTGACTTAACATGGGTCCAATGTGATCCATGTATGTCATGTTATAGTCAACAAGGACCTGTTTTCAACCCTTCTAACTCCTCTTCCTATAACTCATTACTATGCAATTCATCAACATGTCAAAATCTTCAATTTACTACCGGAAATACAGAAGCATGTGAAAGTAATAATCCATCTAGTTGTAACTACACTGTTAGCTATGGTGATGGATCATTTACTGATGGAGAGCTAGGTGTTGAACACCTTAGTTTTGGAGGTATTTCAGtgagtaattttgtttttggttgtgGTAGGAACAACAAAGGTTTGTTTGGTGGAGTTTCCGGTATAATGGGATTAGGAAGAAGTAACCTATCAATGATATCTCAAACCAATACTACATTTGGAGGAGTTTTCTCATACTGTTTACCAACAACAGATAGTGGAGCTTCTGGTTCATTAGTTATAGGTAACGAGTCATCGCTTTTCAAGAATCTTACTCCAATTGCTTACACCAGTATGGTTTCGAATCCACAGCTGTCAAACTTTTATGTACTCAACCTCACCGGCATAGATGTCGGCGGTGTGGCTATACAAGATACTAGCTTTGGCAACGGAGGCATTCTAATTGATTCGGGGACGGTGATCACGAGACTGGCTCCTTCACTCTACAATGCTTTAAAGGCAGAGTTTTTGAAACAGTTTTCTGGTTACCCTATTGCACCAGCGCTTTCAATTTTGGATACATGTTTCAATTTGACAGGGATTGAGGAAGTTAGCATACCTACCTTAAGTATGCATTTCGAGAACAATGTTGATCTGAATGTGGATGCAGTTGGAATATTGTATATGCCAAAAGATGGCTCACAAGTTTGTTTGGCACTTGCAAGTCTTTCTGATGAAAATGACATGGCCATCATTGGGAATTATCAGCAAAGGAATCAGAGGGTAATATATGATGCCAAACAGTCCAAAATTGGATTTGCAAGGGAAGACTGCAGTTTCATTTGA
- the LOC25491214 gene encoding cell division control protein 2 homolog C: MEKYEKLEKVGEGTYGKVYKAKEISTGQIVALKKTRLEMDEEGVPPTALREVSLLQMLSQSLYIVRLLNVEHIDKPPKNATHTPAKPLLYLVFEYLDTDLKKFIDTFRKGVNPRPLPNTLVQSFLFQLCKGVAHCHSHGVLHRDLKPQNLLLDQAKGILKIADLGLGRAFTVPLKSYTHEIVTLWYRAPEVLLGSSTYSTSVDIWSVGCIFAEMVRRQALFPGDSEFQQLLNIFKLLGTPTDQQWPGVSSLRDWHVYPRWEPQNLARAVPSLSPDGVDLLTKMLKYNPAERISAKAALDHPYFDSLDKSQY; the protein is encoded by the exons ATGGAAAAGTACGAAAAACTCGAAAAAGTTGGAGAAGGAACCTATGGAAAAGTATACAAAGCAAAAGAAATCTCCACGGGCCAAATCGTCGCACTCAAAAAAACCCGTCTCGAAATGGACGAAGAAGGTGTTCCTCCAACCGCACTTCGCGAAGTTTCTCTTCTTCAAATGCTCTCTCAATCTCTCTACATCGTTCGTCTTCTAAACGTCGAACACATCGACAAACCCCCCAAAAACGCTACCCACACCCCCGCAAAACCACTTCTCTATCTTGTCTTCGAGTATCTGGACACCGATCTGAAGAAATTCATTGATACTTTTCGAAAAGGTGTTAACCCTAGACCGTTACCGAACACGCTGGTTCAGAGTTTTTTGTTTCAGTTGTGTAAAGGTGTTGCTCATTGTCATAGTCATGGTGTGTTGCATCGTGATTTAAAACCGCAGAATTTGTTGCTGGATCAAGCGAAAGGGATTTTGAAGATTGCTGATTTAGGGCTTGGAAGAGCTTTTACTGTGCCGTTGAAAAGTTATACTCATGAGATTGTTACTCTTTGGTATAGAGCTCCTGAGGTTTTGCTTGGTTCTTCTACTTACTCTACTAGTGTTGATATTTGGTCTGTTGGATGTATCTTTG CTGAAATGGTGAGAAGACAGGCTTTGTTTCCAGGGGATTCTGAATTCCAGCAGCTTCTGAACATATTCAA gcTTTTGGGGACTCCAACGGATCAGCAATGGCCAGGAGTTAGCTCTCTGCGTGATTGGCATGTCTACCCAAGGTGGGAGCCTCAGAACTTGGCAAGGGCTGTTCCCTCATTGTCACCTGATGGAGTTGACCTTCTCACA AAAATGCTCAAGTACAATCCTGCTGAGAGAATATCTGCCAAAGCAGCACTTGATCATCCATACTTTGACAGTCTTGACAAGTCTCAATATTAA